ATCAGCATCTCCTGGTTATTGAGCGTGGGCTGCCAGCCGAGCCGCTCGCGAATCTTGCTGGTATCGAAGATAAAGTCTTCCGCAATCATGCGGTAGTGGTAGGGGCCAAGGGGAGAGATCTTCAAGCGGTGAGCCAGCTTCATAGCGGCGATCGTGGGGCCTTTGGGCAACGAGCAGACACGGGAGGCGCTGCCTGCCTCCCGGATCACAGCTTCGTAGACCTCGCGCAGGGAGCTAACGTTGTCGGAGCCGACATGGAAGATGTCCGAGGCGTCATAATCCAGCGCCTTCAGGCAGGCCGTGGCAAGATCCTGGGCATAGATGAACTGGTAGCGATTGGAGCCGTCACCCACTACCCAGACCTTCTTCCCGTCCTGGATGAATTCGTAGAGTATGGCCAGGAGTCCCAGGCGTCCGCTGTCGATGATGGTAGGACTGCGCAGGATGACGACGTTGAGATCCTTGCTGTATCCGGCGAGGATCTGCTCCGCCGCGAGCTTGGAGCGCCCGTACAGCTCGACGGGCTGGGGAGGCTCTTCCTCCCGGACGGGATGCCCCAGATTGCTGGCCCACAGGCAGTTGGAGGAGATAAAGACGAACTTGGAGACTCCGAACTGGCGGCAGGCGTCGGCAAGGATGCGGGTGCCATCCACGTTCGAGGTCCAGAGCAGTTGGTCGTCGATGGATTCGTGCGCCAGCATGGCCGCGCAATGCATAACGGCGGAGAACCTTGTCTCGCGGAAGAGGCGCTCGACCAGCGCCTGATCGCGAATATCCCCTTGAATGCTGCGCAGCGCCGGGTGCTGGTCCCGGTCGGGCACGAGATCGATGTTAATACAGGAGAAACCCTCGGAGAGGAGGCGCTGCTTCAGGATTCCGCCGAAGAATCCGGACCCGCCGGTGACAAGGATGTGGGGCACGAAGAGAAGTGTAACGACCGCGGCGAGCGCGGTGCAAGTCAAGCCCGGTGCAAGTCAGGTAAAGGTGTGTGGCCTGTCAGGGAGCGGGCTATGAGGTGGGTCGTCGGGCGTGGCGCGGGGTTGCCGACTGGAAGAGGTAGACGCCCAGCACGACGAGAAGCGGTTCAATGGGATGGCGCTGCCGGGCCTGCACAAAGACGAAGTAGTAAACCAGCGGCACCACCAGGACCGCCATGGCAAAGAGCGTCGCCGCAGGCACGCGGCGGCGCAGGGCCAGCGCGAGGCCGAGAAGTCCTGCGATGCTGGCGAAGGAGAAGTTAAGGTTGCGGCCAAACTCGACCCAGGGTGCGTCGAATGCCGTATGCGGGACTCCGGCCCAGAAGTAGTAGATGCGGCGCAGGGAGAGCTCCAGAAAAGCGCGCGGGTTGCTTCGGATATAGGCGACAGCCTCATGACCGCGGGACTTGGCGTAGGCGATCTCCCCCATCTGCCGATAGAGCCGCAACTGGCTGGGGAGGGCGACCGGAGCGCCGATCAGCATTCCGTTCGCGCCGGGACCGTTCCCCATGGCAAACTCGGCTCCAAAGTTGCCGCGCATCGGGACAAACTGGTGGAACACGCGCCAGTTGCGGTAGGACCACGGTGCGATGCAGGCAAGGCAGAGACAGGAGGCGAGCGCCACGTTGGAGATCTGACGCTTCCACTCCGGCGCTCCGGCCAGGATCCAGAGACCGCAAAGCGGTAGAAAAAGCAGCAGCGAGGGATTGCTGAG
This DNA window, taken from Acidisarcina sp., encodes the following:
- a CDS encoding NAD(P)-dependent oxidoreductase; the protein is MTCTALAAVVTLLFVPHILVTGGSGFFGGILKQRLLSEGFSCINIDLVPDRDQHPALRSIQGDIRDQALVERLFRETRFSAVMHCAAMLAHESIDDQLLWTSNVDGTRILADACRQFGVSKFVFISSNCLWASNLGHPVREEEPPQPVELYGRSKLAAEQILAGYSKDLNVVILRSPTIIDSGRLGLLAILYEFIQDGKKVWVVGDGSNRYQFIYAQDLATACLKALDYDASDIFHVGSDNVSSLREVYEAVIREAGSASRVCSLPKGPTIAAMKLAHRLKISPLGPYHYRMIAEDFIFDTSKIRERLGWQPTLNNQEMLIRAYRYYASQRKEIHARKDVSAHSRPAAMGAIRLLKWLS